The DNA window AAGGCATAACCAAATAATGCTTGTGTATATTGTACACCTAATATACTGAGCCGTATATAGTACGCCTCAATTTTGTGTGCATCATATCTGCATATAATGTAAGTATTCGTAATACGTAATGCATTATTAAACGTTGTTTGTGAATtttaaccaaataatgcaccaatgcGTAGGAATAATGCAATGGCACCTCCACATAATGCATTTGTATATTTTACATTACATTTATTAAGCAACATATAAGGTACGCCTCAGTTTTATGTGCGTCATATCTACATATAATGTAAGTATTCGTACTACGTAATGCATTGTTAAACGTGCGCCACACATCCTGGGTGCTACACCCATACAATCTACAAAATGTCTGAACAGCCAAGCAAAAGCCCCTGTTTTCTCGCTGCAAACCAGCCCCGCTGCAAATGTCACAGGACTACCATGATTATCCTTTCCAGTGAAAGGAGTGAAGATCATACAGTACCTGCATACATGACAATTACCTGCAGTCAGAATCTAAAATATATCATAATGCAACATATTGTAATTCGTAATGCACGTACATCAATTAATAATGCATACTATATATATTGTCTTCAGTAGCGTAAACATATCATAATGCAACTTGCGGCAATGCGTAAAGCAGTAACATCCAGTAATAAtgcacataatatacaataGATACATATAGTAAACATAAATAACACAGTAGTCAGTTTCAACCGATTTGTGTTGTACGTGGAGTCGAAGGACACAGTATCACCAAACATGTGGTAATTTCTCTTCATTACACCGTCGCACCAAAACAAAGCAACCAACTGGTCAGATTCGTTAACTTCGTAGTGATAGGTGTAAGCCTCGGAAATCTCCTTCTTCCTCGCCATGTCATCCAACACCATTTGTACATCATATCCTTGTGCATATTCTTTGATGTCCCGTGAGGCATTCCTGATATCCCCAACCGTGCAACTAGCCAGTTCGAACCCACCAAGAATCTCCTTCAATACCTTAAATGTAAGCGTGGGTCCTATATTCGCCCTTGAACAGTCGAGGATAAATTTATGATGAACATCATCCAACTTGCGATTACTAGACATGAATTGCTGATGTTCCGTCTCAACCATGTGATGGTTATGAATCTCATTGAACTCGTGAATTATGTATCCCGACGAGCCATCTTCCGAGAAAAACCTGAAGGATATACTAGCTGTGCAACCACAC is part of the Salvia splendens isolate huo1 chromosome 22, SspV2, whole genome shotgun sequence genome and encodes:
- the LOC121786967 gene encoding protein FAR1-RELATED SEQUENCE 5-like — translated: MEEVVVVPECSAAMKPVVGQKFQSLDFAFAFYDIYARAVGFDTRKQAMRKVDDVTTWYQVVCNREGRKKGGEDDQLNARSGFTIKRRKLSKRCGCTASISFRFFSEDGSSGYIIHEFNEIHNHHMVETEHQQFMSSNRKLDDVHHKFILDCSRANIGPTLTFKVLKEILGGFELASCTVGDIRNASRDIKEYAQGYDVQMVLDDMARKKEISEAYTYHYEVNESDQLVALFWCDGVMKRNYHMFGDTVSFDSTYCMIFTPFTGKDNHGSPVTFAAGLI